ACCGATTTTATATCGCAGCGCTGCCAACGAATATCGTCGTTTATTATCACCTTAATGCCATTCTCCAGTTTTTGGAAAAACGAAGGTAAATCAAAAGCGAAGGCGTAAATTGTTGGCTTAATACCATCAGGGTAATAATGTACTCTGGTTGCAGTTCCGCGAGTTACCTGCAGGTAGATACCGGCGTGTTTGTTTTGTTTACTGTTTTGGTTAATTAACCGGGTAAAAATATTTTCCAGTTCGCTGGTATTCCATTTTATACCAATTTCTTTTAAACTCCGGGTTAAGCGCTCCTGATGATCGAATAAACGAAACGCTTTACCATTGTAATATTTTACCACTTCGTAAACACCATCGGCAAACAAAAACCCACGGTCGTTTGGCGATATGCAGGCCTCTTCTTCATTAATAAATGTTCCGTTTAAATAAATAATATTGCTCATATTTGGCAGTAGTTGGTAATAACCGGTTAAAAATAGAAAAAGGGATCCAATTGCTTGAATCCCTTTTCTATTTTATCAAAAAGTTTTTTTGATCCTAGTAACGATCGCGACGTTGGTAACCACCGCCACCGCGGTTAAAACCACCGCCACCACGATTGTTCTCACGTGGTTTCGATTCGTTTACTTTAATGTTACGGCCACCTACTTCAGCGTTATTTAGCTCTTCGATAGCTTTTGTGGCTTCCGAGTCGTCTTCCATTTCAATAAAACCAAAACCTTTGCTACGGCCAGTAAATTTGTCCATAATGATTTTAGCAGAAGCAACTTCGCCATACTCTTCAAAAATTTCTCTCAAATCTTCTTCGCCTAAGTTAAAAGGCAAATTTCCAATGTAAATGTTCATTTTATACTCTATTTAAAGTTAATTTATTCATCTATCTTACC
Above is a genomic segment from uncultured Draconibacterium sp. containing:
- a CDS encoding RNA-binding protein; amino-acid sequence: MNIYIGNLPFNLGEEDLREIFEEYGEVASAKIIMDKFTGRSKGFGFIEMEDDSEATKAIEELNNAEVGGRNIKVNESKPRENNRGGGGFNRGGGGYQRRDRY
- the dat gene encoding D-amino-acid transaminase, which produces MSNIIYLNGTFINEEEACISPNDRGFLFADGVYEVVKYYNGKAFRLFDHQERLTRSLKEIGIKWNTSELENIFTRLINQNSKQNKHAGIYLQVTRGTATRVHYYPDGIKPTIYAFAFDLPSFFQKLENGIKVIINDDIRWQRCDIKSVSLLPNTMLFNQAHQSGAGECILVRDGWVTEATHSSVFCVKNGVVITRPLSNLILPGITRKVILEICVKNNIPFEERLFTPEELFEMDEVFMAGTGSEICPVIQIEDRKIADGKPGKVTRMLQKLFFELT